Proteins co-encoded in one endosymbiont 'TC1' of Trimyema compressum genomic window:
- the mutM gene encoding DNA-formamidopyrimidine glycosylase, translating into MPELPEVENIVMSVATLLENQQIEFIEILDSVVVSGDIDLFRSNVEGQRIKHLNRKGKYIIFEMEKGYVILHLRMTGQLLKGDLEDKHTHLKIHLANGKIVSYRDIRKFGGFFFLEKEQLNAYFESRLGLEPLKMTYEEFNGALKKAKGSIKKILLDQKIIAGIGNIYADEILFYAGIHPQKNVEYFSKRRKEKLYEGIYVVLQTAIEEGGSSIRDYVNSEGKEGGFQDQHQVYGRKGKGCYVCKTPLKKITVAGRTTVYCPQCQTKR; encoded by the coding sequence ATGCCAGAATTACCAGAAGTTGAAAACATTGTAATGTCTGTGGCTACACTTCTTGAAAATCAGCAGATAGAATTTATAGAAATATTAGATTCAGTTGTTGTAAGTGGAGATATAGATCTATTTAGAAGCAATGTTGAAGGTCAAAGGATTAAACATTTAAATAGAAAAGGGAAATATATAATTTTTGAAATGGAAAAAGGCTATGTTATTCTTCACTTAAGAATGACAGGACAATTATTAAAAGGTGATTTAGAGGATAAGCACACCCATTTGAAAATTCATCTAGCCAATGGGAAGATTGTTAGCTATCGAGATATCAGAAAATTTGGAGGCTTTTTTTTCTTGGAGAAGGAACAGCTAAATGCTTACTTTGAATCCAGGCTAGGATTAGAACCTCTTAAAATGACTTATGAAGAATTTAATGGGGCTCTTAAGAAAGCTAAGGGGTCAATAAAGAAGATTCTCTTAGATCAGAAAATAATTGCAGGTATTGGCAATATTTATGCAGATGAAATATTATTTTATGCTGGGATTCATCCCCAGAAGAATGTAGAATACTTTAGTAAGAGACGGAAAGAAAAGCTCTATGAAGGGATTTATGTTGTTCTGCAAACAGCTATAGAGGAAGGTGGTTCTTCTATACGGGATTATGTTAACAGCGAAGGTAAGGAAGGTGGTTTTCAAGATCAGCATCAAGTTTATGGTCGTAAGGGAAAAGGTTGCTATGTCTGTAAAACACCTTTGAAAAAAATAACAGTGGCTGGTCGAACAACTGTTTATTGTCCTCAGTGTCAGACTAAGAGGTGA
- a CDS encoding BMP family protein, producing the protein MRKIKCLFTLLVVLVLIVIGVIGCSNTSGGKDDSSGGKVKVALLLPGNINDAGWSQPAYNGLMDAEKEFDIESAYTESVPLAEQESTIRDYASRGYNLIICHGNDFEDAIATVAPEFPDVGFAVTNSDVHDDNLIGIGVQNEEQGYIAGYALGLITNVNKVGYVASNEGYAMKRTENGFVKGVKDGNQNADIVVAYTGSFDDAAKGKETALAIFDKGVDCVFQYAQGSGIGVIEAASEKKIPIVVTSESQVKIAPEQAVISDMSDMKFNILDTITAYVDDKFGPDLKIIDNYKTGLYKVSSYNENLLTLEQKSKIEEKVVELKEGKITF; encoded by the coding sequence ATGAGAAAGATTAAATGTCTATTTACTTTGTTAGTAGTTTTAGTCCTTATTGTAATTGGCGTTATTGGCTGTAGTAATACAAGTGGGGGTAAAGACGATAGCAGTGGGGGAAAAGTTAAGGTAGCTCTTTTATTACCAGGCAATATCAATGATGCTGGGTGGAGTCAGCCAGCCTACAATGGCTTAATGGATGCTGAAAAAGAATTTGATATTGAAAGTGCTTATACAGAATCTGTACCTCTTGCTGAACAAGAATCTACGATTAGAGACTATGCAAGCAGAGGATACAATTTAATTATCTGTCATGGTAATGATTTTGAAGATGCAATTGCAACTGTAGCACCTGAATTTCCTGATGTTGGCTTTGCAGTAACAAATAGTGATGTTCATGATGATAATTTAATTGGCATAGGTGTTCAAAATGAAGAACAAGGTTATATTGCAGGCTATGCTTTAGGTTTAATTACTAACGTAAATAAGGTGGGTTATGTTGCCTCCAATGAAGGTTATGCTATGAAACGTACTGAAAATGGCTTTGTTAAAGGCGTAAAAGATGGCAATCAAAATGCTGATATAGTCGTTGCCTATACTGGGAGTTTTGATGATGCTGCTAAAGGAAAGGAAACTGCTTTGGCTATTTTTGATAAAGGAGTAGACTGTGTCTTTCAATATGCTCAGGGGTCCGGCATTGGAGTAATTGAAGCAGCTTCTGAAAAAAAGATTCCTATTGTTGTAACCAGTGAGAGTCAGGTGAAAATAGCGCCAGAACAAGCAGTTATTTCTGATATGTCTGATATGAAATTTAATATTTTAGATACTATTACAGCCTATGTAGATGACAAATTTGGTCCGGATTTAAAAATCATTGATAATTATAAAACAGGGTTGTATAAAGTTAGCTCCTATAATGAGAATTTATTGACCCTTGAACAGAAAAGCAAGATAGAAGAGAAGGTTGTTGAACTAAAGGAAGGAAAAATCACTTTTTAG
- a CDS encoding adenine deaminase C-terminal domain-containing protein, producing the protein MKDGVILEEYEGKSLNRISIVQRYKHNKKRHIVNGYMIGIHIDEGAIATSFPAPVSYLIGIGENCEEILGALKSVDNYSGACVVMKVGLEEAVLTLEIYGMMSNASADDFEKESIRIDEVAEKLGYKNEGEPIINKLLSMFIFLHRFGFMKE; encoded by the coding sequence ATAAAAGATGGTGTCATTTTAGAGGAATATGAAGGAAAGTCACTTAACCGTATTTCTATTGTGCAACGTTATAAGCATAATAAGAAACGCCATATTGTTAATGGTTATATGATTGGAATTCATATTGATGAAGGTGCTATTGCTACATCATTTCCTGCACCTGTTTCATATCTGATTGGCATTGGTGAAAACTGTGAAGAAATATTAGGCGCATTAAAGTCCGTTGACAATTATTCAGGAGCCTGCGTTGTAATGAAAGTAGGGCTAGAGGAGGCAGTTCTTACGCTTGAAATTTACGGTATGATGTCTAATGCAAGTGCTGATGATTTTGAAAAGGAGTCAATACGCATTGATGAAGTAGCTGAAAAGCTAGGTTATAAAAATGAAGGCGAACCTATTATAAATAAATTATTGAGTATGTTCATTTTTCTTCATAGATTTGGTTTTATGAAGGAGTAG
- the coaE gene encoding dephospho-CoA kinase (Dephospho-CoA kinase (CoaE) performs the final step in coenzyme A biosynthesis.): protein MIVGITGGIGTGKSFVASYIKEKGYPIVSSDEISSVLMKKGNQNYLNIVDAFGKAVLLSNGEINRKKLGQLIFSNKEDRALLNKITHPNIIEELKKQGTAHKLVFLEIPLLFEANLEYMVDEIWVVACSEDIQINRIVKRDEITQKEALLKIRSQYPLAEKKKKAHFIINTNESKKNIYKEIDQLINRLEKKNKWIL, encoded by the coding sequence ATGATAGTTGGAATTACAGGAGGCATTGGTACGGGAAAGTCATTTGTTGCTTCTTATATAAAAGAAAAAGGTTACCCTATTGTTTCGTCTGATGAGATTTCAAGTGTATTAATGAAAAAAGGTAATCAAAATTATCTGAATATTGTAGATGCTTTTGGGAAGGCTGTTCTTTTATCAAATGGGGAAATTAATAGGAAAAAGTTAGGTCAATTAATATTTTCTAATAAAGAAGACAGAGCCTTGTTAAATAAAATTACCCACCCCAATATTATTGAAGAATTGAAAAAACAAGGCACTGCACATAAATTGGTGTTTTTAGAAATACCTCTACTATTTGAAGCTAACTTAGAATATATGGTAGATGAGATTTGGGTAGTAGCTTGCTCTGAAGATATTCAAATAAATCGCATAGTTAAAAGAGATGAGATTACACAAAAAGAGGCTTTGTTAAAAATAAGAAGCCAGTATCCTTTAGCGGAAAAGAAAAAGAAAGCGCATTTTATTATTAATACAAATGAAAGCAAAAAAAATATATATAAAGAAATTGATCAACTTATAAATAGATTGGAGAAAAAGAATAAATGGATATTGTAA
- a CDS encoding Dabb family protein: MIKHIVLFKFKEGVDKAKEKEVLKEKLKALPSLISTIRSIEIGDNIMDSPRSWDLSLITLFDSFEGLNFYSPHPEHLKVIDYLNEYCETVSVVDYEI, from the coding sequence ATGATTAAACACATCGTTCTTTTTAAATTCAAAGAAGGTGTTGATAAAGCAAAAGAAAAAGAGGTATTAAAAGAAAAATTAAAAGCTCTGCCAAGCCTGATATCTACTATCCGTTCTATTGAAATTGGAGACAACATTATGGATTCACCTAGAAGCTGGGATCTTTCCCTAATTACTTTATTTGATTCTTTTGAAGGTCTTAATTTCTATAGCCCACATCCAGAACACTTAAAGGTAATTGACTATTTAAATGAATACTGTGAAACAGTATCTGTAGTTGACTACGAAATATAA
- a CDS encoding GyrI-like domain-containing protein encodes MHLDEMKYAVIDGQGSPSNPAYTDVIGTLHAFSYTLKMLPKKGIVPEGYFDYSIFPLEGFWHSEDGGNIREGLNKDKFVYRMMIRQPDFLSAELFQKILKMITKKVDSEMIKRLKIETITEGHCVQMMHIGPYNKEYETFDIMDSYCEANGLERVNNVHKEIYLSDSRRIAPEKLRTALRYQVKDSE; translated from the coding sequence ATTCATTTAGATGAGATGAAATACGCAGTTATTGATGGTCAAGGGAGTCCCAGCAATCCTGCTTACACAGATGTAATAGGAACATTGCATGCTTTTTCTTATACTTTGAAAATGCTACCTAAAAAAGGTATTGTTCCAGAGGGATACTTTGATTATAGTATATTTCCTTTAGAAGGATTTTGGCATTCTGAGGATGGTGGCAATATAAGAGAAGGACTGAATAAAGATAAGTTTGTTTATAGAATGATGATTAGACAGCCTGATTTCCTCAGTGCTGAGTTGTTTCAAAAAATTCTTAAAATGATTACTAAAAAGGTTGATTCAGAAATGATTAAACGCTTAAAAATTGAAACAATTACGGAAGGACATTGTGTTCAAATGATGCATATTGGGCCATATAATAAAGAATATGAAACCTTTGATATTATGGATAGTTATTGTGAAGCTAATGGTCTTGAGAGAGTGAATAATGTTCATAAGGAAATTTATCTTTCAGATTCTAGAAGAATAGCTCCAGAAAAATTAAGAACAGCATTACGCTATCAAGTTAAAGATAGTGAATAA
- a CDS encoding ABC transporter permease, translating to MESFNKEKTTVNYDQLDDLVRKFQKIFNILVPVITVIFSLLVVSIIIKIQGGSIVLAYSSLFESAFGNLNNIGNSLNRAIPLIMTGLGIAIAARANIMNLGAEGQIIFGGIFATVVAVNFQGIPPSNSCSPLFIGPGFLGGVFWAFIPGYFNAKHNTNIIITAILLNDIAIGVLRALVQGPLKEANGFAPQSAQIVTSAHLPLILSGSRLHLGIAIALVLAIIAHFVLFRTPVGLNNRILGGNPILARHSGMNVVTMPNTTGFNSGWLSGNGWCQCGGEIMGSQHPP from the coding sequence ATGGAATCTTTTAATAAGGAAAAGACAACAGTCAATTATGATCAGCTTGATGATCTTGTCAGAAAGTTTCAGAAAATATTTAATATATTAGTACCAGTTATAACTGTAATTTTTTCTTTACTCGTTGTTAGCATTATTATAAAAATTCAAGGTGGTTCTATTGTTTTAGCTTATTCCTCTCTATTTGAAAGTGCTTTTGGAAATCTAAACAACATTGGTAATAGTTTGAATAGAGCTATTCCTTTAATTATGACTGGACTGGGAATTGCAATTGCTGCAAGGGCAAATATTATGAATCTTGGAGCAGAAGGTCAAATTATTTTTGGAGGTATTTTTGCAACTGTAGTGGCAGTTAATTTTCAAGGAATACCACCCAGCAATTCATGTTCCCCTTTGTTTATTGGCCCCGGCTTTTTAGGTGGCGTTTTCTGGGCTTTTATTCCAGGATATTTTAATGCAAAACATAATACCAACATTATTATTACAGCTATTTTGTTAAATGATATAGCCATTGGTGTTTTAAGAGCTCTTGTCCAGGGACCACTTAAAGAAGCTAATGGATTTGCACCTCAATCTGCTCAAATTGTAACTTCAGCCCATTTACCTTTAATTTTAAGTGGCTCAAGACTCCATTTGGGAATTGCAATTGCATTAGTATTAGCTATTATTGCACATTTTGTCTTATTTAGAACCCCCGTTGGCTTAAATAATCGGATTTTAGGAGGTAATCCAATTTTAGCACGTCACTCCGGCATGAATGTAGTTACCATGCCAAATACTACTGGTTTTAATAGCGGGTGGCTTAGCGGGAATGGGTGGTGCCAATGTGGGGGGGAGATTATGGGCAGTCAGCACCCGCCTTAG
- the polA gene encoding DNA polymerase I, which produces MKKRIFIIDGNSLIHRAFHAMRSLMNKEGQATHAVYGFLKMLLRLIKDENPDGMAVAFDIGKTFRHEAYKEYKAQRKKTDEDLVSQFPILKDVLKYMGIPILTAKGFEADDVLGTVACKGKATGDHVYVVTGDKDSLQLIDNDVTVYLTRKGLSQIEKLDVLTLKETSGLDPDQVKDIKGLQGDASDNIKGVPGIGEKTALKLITAYGDLEGVYNHLDDLKGKVKENLIKYKDEAFFCRDLATIHCDVPISYDAYPFGLALGNKEALKKLLLELEFKSLLGEFGIENAEDEKAMIPIIEPVVHYEINTFLKDLEGLEGTQWTLYLKLNELQEISLCSIYNGKKPITLEVSFPMPAVTEAVVSSLLRKGGNFISFDSKPLFHLFLAESKKITSFKFYDLRLMAYIVHPEKTYNIDSFMSAFMGAEVDKAYYTQNLWHIYEIIKKQLEEGNVFSVYNNIEKPLLPILCQMEHHGVALNRETLKKMESEIEEKISGLSHDIFALAGEEFNINSPQQLGKILFEKLELPPLKKTKTGYSTNQEVLEKLEDKHPIITLILEYRKVTKLFNTYIQGLLTLTDKDRVVHTTYNQTVAVTGRLSSENPNLQNIPIRMKEGRLIRKAFVPVNARNYFLSADYSQVELRVLAHISGDKNLQSAFLNGEDIHTKTASEVFDVPMSEVTKDMRRKAKAVNFGIVYGISDFGLSRDLNIPMEESKLYIEKYFSRYPDVRRWIDETLMEAKKTLKVSTLTGRYRLLSDLKSSKCMVRSGAERMAMNAPIQGTAADLIKIAMIHINDALIAEALESVMVLQVHDELIFEVPENEIDKMKVLIADKMSHAMTLDVPLELDMKIGKNWYDMEEL; this is translated from the coding sequence ATGAAAAAAAGAATTTTTATAATAGATGGCAACAGTTTAATTCACAGAGCCTTTCATGCCATGAGATCCCTTATGAATAAAGAAGGGCAGGCAACACATGCGGTATATGGTTTTTTGAAAATGCTTTTGAGATTGATTAAAGATGAAAATCCAGATGGCATGGCTGTAGCTTTTGATATTGGCAAAACTTTTAGACATGAAGCCTATAAAGAATATAAGGCTCAACGAAAAAAGACTGATGAGGATTTAGTAAGTCAATTTCCTATTTTAAAGGATGTCTTAAAGTATATGGGAATTCCTATTTTAACAGCGAAAGGATTTGAAGCTGACGATGTTTTAGGTACGGTAGCCTGTAAAGGAAAAGCTACTGGGGACCATGTTTATGTAGTAACGGGAGATAAAGATAGTTTACAACTCATTGATAATGATGTGACTGTCTATTTGACTAGAAAGGGATTATCCCAAATTGAAAAATTAGATGTACTAACCTTAAAAGAAACCTCTGGCTTAGATCCTGACCAAGTAAAAGATATAAAAGGTTTGCAAGGTGATGCTTCAGATAATATTAAAGGGGTTCCTGGTATTGGTGAAAAAACAGCTTTAAAACTAATAACAGCATATGGCGACTTAGAAGGAGTTTATAATCATTTAGATGATTTAAAAGGCAAGGTAAAGGAAAATTTAATTAAATATAAGGATGAAGCATTTTTCTGTAGAGATTTAGCTACTATCCATTGTGATGTTCCCATTTCCTATGATGCTTACCCATTTGGTTTAGCTTTAGGCAATAAAGAAGCTTTAAAAAAATTGCTTTTAGAATTAGAATTTAAATCCCTATTAGGTGAGTTTGGAATTGAAAATGCAGAGGATGAAAAAGCTATGATTCCAATTATTGAGCCTGTAGTACATTATGAAATCAATACTTTTCTTAAAGATTTAGAAGGACTAGAGGGGACTCAATGGACTTTATATTTAAAATTAAATGAGTTGCAAGAAATTAGTCTTTGTAGTATTTATAATGGGAAAAAACCAATAACTTTAGAGGTGTCTTTTCCAATGCCAGCTGTTACTGAAGCTGTAGTCAGTAGTTTACTTAGAAAGGGTGGAAACTTTATTTCATTTGACTCAAAACCACTGTTTCATCTTTTTTTAGCTGAATCGAAAAAGATAACTTCTTTTAAGTTTTATGATTTAAGATTAATGGCTTATATTGTTCATCCAGAAAAAACTTATAATATAGATTCATTTATGAGTGCTTTTATGGGTGCAGAAGTTGATAAAGCCTATTACACTCAAAATCTTTGGCATATATATGAAATTATAAAGAAACAATTAGAAGAGGGCAATGTTTTTTCTGTTTACAATAATATTGAAAAGCCTTTGTTACCAATTCTATGCCAAATGGAACATCATGGTGTTGCTCTTAATCGTGAAACTTTAAAAAAGATGGAAAGTGAAATTGAAGAAAAGATTAGTGGTTTAAGCCATGATATATTTGCCTTAGCAGGTGAAGAGTTTAATATTAATTCGCCACAACAACTAGGTAAAATTTTATTTGAAAAATTAGAATTACCACCTCTTAAAAAAACTAAAACAGGTTATTCAACCAATCAAGAAGTTTTAGAAAAGTTAGAAGATAAGCATCCTATTATTACATTGATTTTAGAATATCGAAAAGTTACAAAACTTTTTAATACTTACATTCAAGGATTGCTTACTTTAACCGATAAAGATAGAGTTGTCCATACAACTTATAATCAAACGGTTGCAGTAACAGGCAGGTTGTCAAGTGAAAATCCTAATCTTCAAAATATTCCAATTCGCATGAAAGAAGGCCGTTTAATCAGAAAAGCTTTTGTACCTGTAAATGCAAGAAACTACTTTTTATCTGCCGATTATTCCCAGGTTGAATTAAGAGTATTAGCCCATATATCCGGTGATAAGAATTTACAATCAGCTTTTTTAAATGGTGAGGATATCCATACAAAAACAGCCAGTGAGGTATTTGATGTACCAATGAGTGAAGTAACAAAAGATATGAGAAGGAAGGCTAAGGCTGTTAATTTTGGAATAGTTTATGGTATTAGTGATTTTGGACTCAGTAGGGATTTAAATATTCCAATGGAAGAATCAAAGCTCTATATTGAGAAATATTTTAGTCGTTATCCTGATGTCAGACGGTGGATTGATGAGACTTTAATGGAGGCCAAAAAAACATTGAAGGTCAGCACTTTAACTGGACGGTATCGTTTGTTATCTGATTTAAAAAGCAGTAAGTGTATGGTGCGTTCTGGTGCTGAGAGAATGGCTATGAATGCACCTATTCAAGGTACAGCTGCAGATTTAATAAAGATTGCTATGATTCATATTAATGATGCCTTAATTGCTGAAGCCTTAGAATCTGTGATGGTCCTTCAGGTACATGACGAACTTATCTTTGAAGTTCCAGAAAATGAAATAGATAAAATGAAAGTATTAATAGCGGATAAAATGAGTCATGCTATGACACTAGATGTACCATTAGAACTGGATATGAAAATAGGCAAGAATTGGTATGATATGGAGGAGTTATAG
- a CDS encoding ATP-binding cassette domain-containing protein has translation MGDFIQMQNIVKRFPSVTACNHITIIGFAKGEIHALLGENGAGKSTLMNILYGLLKKDEEEILMDGQSIEINSPQEAIELGIGMVHQHFMLIPKFTVIENIILGTKLKREPFLDFKVARKEIEALQKTQV, from the coding sequence ATGGGCGACTTTATACAAATGCAGAATATTGTAAAGCGGTTTCCTAGTGTAACTGCCTGTAATCATATAACAATTATTGGTTTTGCAAAAGGAGAAATCCACGCTCTATTGGGAGAAAATGGTGCTGGTAAAAGCACTCTGATGAATATTCTTTATGGTCTTTTAAAAAAGGATGAAGAAGAGATTTTAATGGATGGGCAATCTATTGAAATTAATTCTCCTCAAGAGGCTATAGAACTTGGAATTGGCATGGTTCATCAACATTTTATGCTAATTCCCAAATTTACAGTTATTGAAAATATTATTTTAGGGACAAAACTTAAAAGAGAGCCTTTTCTAGATTTTAAAGTTGCAAGAAAGGAAATAGAGGCTCTTCAAAAAACACAGGTTTAA
- a CDS encoding alpha/beta hydrolase, with translation MDTSIAVFIPDGLHRDKPYQITYLLHGLKGNHNNWADYTLLPLYALDYQSIFVMPAVSRSFYTDMVYGQKFFSYVADELPEVCKHRYLIYLQKEKIQGLLALLWGAYGALKIALTKPENYGFCGAISAAGLFLKEGLIFQRENESQVIEGFGEQINNDFKSIFGPRLEWKPEYEILELAKKINEAKCKPRIYMSCGTEDVVYYKDNSRFKDQIEKFDFDFTYEEWAGEHNLHFFNEALKKTLDVYFK, from the coding sequence ATGGATACGAGTATTGCAGTTTTTATTCCAGACGGACTCCATCGAGATAAACCTTATCAAATTACATATCTGCTACATGGTTTAAAAGGCAATCACAATAATTGGGCAGATTATACATTATTACCACTATATGCTTTAGATTACCAGTCTATATTTGTTATGCCTGCCGTAAGTAGAAGTTTTTATACCGATATGGTTTATGGACAAAAATTCTTTTCTTATGTGGCTGATGAGTTACCTGAAGTCTGTAAACACAGGTATTTAATATATCTTCAAAAAGAGAAGATACAGGGATTATTGGCGCTTCTATGGGGAGCGTATGGGGCCTTGAAAATAGCTCTGACAAAACCGGAAAATTATGGTTTTTGTGGTGCTATTTCTGCAGCTGGATTATTTTTAAAAGAGGGATTGATATTTCAGAGAGAAAACGAAAGTCAGGTTATTGAGGGGTTTGGAGAACAAATCAATAATGACTTTAAAAGTATTTTTGGGCCGCGATTAGAATGGAAACCTGAATATGAAATTTTAGAGCTAGCAAAGAAGATAAATGAAGCTAAGTGTAAGCCTAGAATATATATGAGCTGTGGAACAGAGGATGTTGTATACTATAAAGATAATAGTCGCTTTAAAGACCAGATAGAGAAGTTTGACTTTGATTTTACTTATGAAGAGTGGGCTGGTGAACATAATCTGCACTTTTTTAATGAGGCATTGAAAAAGACTTTAGACGTTTATTTTAAATGA
- a CDS encoding GyrI-like domain-containing protein, protein MIEGKAVVAIHKGPYGKLMNTYNKIAECMAKKGLTSADITYEYYLNSALEVSSSELLTKVVVYIKE, encoded by the coding sequence ATAATTGAAGGAAAAGCTGTTGTAGCTATTCATAAGGGGCCTTATGGAAAGCTGATGAATACTTATAATAAAATAGCTGAATGCATGGCTAAAAAAGGATTAACTTCAGCTGATATTACGTATGAGTATTATTTGAATTCAGCACTGGAAGTGTCCTCGTCTGAGCTATTAACAAAGGTTGTAGTCTATATAAAAGAGTAA
- a CDS encoding amidohydrolase family protein — translation MFCSDNLSFNHMKTKGHMDFFITKAVTMGIAPIKAIKISTYYTARHFRTEDKLGVIAPGHYVDIVLTDSLSKIKPKYVFQKGELVVKNRKILRQVQIDYSNMVEKSVMGLDDLKAEDLSDNILEISADGTKVKVYLFDIFGRGHLKFYQEI, via the coding sequence ATGTTTTGCTCAGATAATTTATCTTTTAATCATATGAAAACAAAGGGGCATATGGACTTTTTTATTACAAAAGCAGTTACTATGGGAATTGCACCTATTAAGGCAATTAAAATATCTACGTACTATACAGCAAGACATTTTAGAACGGAAGATAAATTGGGTGTAATTGCACCAGGTCACTATGTTGATATTGTTTTGACAGATAGTCTCAGTAAAATTAAACCAAAGTACGTCTTTCAAAAGGGAGAATTAGTGGTTAAAAACCGGAAAATTCTTAGGCAGGTTCAGATAGACTATTCTAATATGGTGGAAAAAAGTGTAATGGGTTTAGATGACTTGAAGGCTGAGGACCTCTCAGATAATATTTTAGAAATATCAGCAGATGGCACTAAGGTGAAAGTTTACTTATTTGATATTTTTGGCAGAGGTCACTTGAAATTTTATCAAGAAATCTGA
- a CDS encoding ATP-binding cassette domain-containing protein, translated as MAGESLDHLTPKNILEKGISNIPFQRQVEGLALDFSVSDNFILKEEWKEPYSKRGVLNFKVIKEKVKTVIENYMIKAKSPETQVGNMSGGNQQKVVIAREVERQHELLIACHPTHGLDIGAIEFIHHKIMEERKKQKGILLVSTELEELISLSDRILVMHQGEIMGEVEGNIASIPEIGTMMLGTKAIHE; from the coding sequence ATGGCAGGAGAATCTCTCGATCATTTGACTCCTAAAAATATATTAGAGAAAGGTATCTCCAATATTCCATTTCAAAGACAGGTTGAAGGACTGGCTTTAGATTTTTCAGTTAGTGATAATTTTATTCTTAAAGAGGAATGGAAAGAACCCTATTCTAAAAGAGGTGTCTTGAATTTTAAAGTTATTAAGGAAAAAGTAAAGACAGTTATTGAGAATTATATGATTAAGGCTAAAAGCCCAGAAACCCAAGTAGGTAATATGAGTGGAGGCAATCAGCAAAAAGTCGTAATTGCGAGAGAAGTTGAAAGACAGCATGAATTATTAATTGCCTGTCATCCTACTCATGGTCTTGATATTGGTGCTATTGAATTTATTCATCACAAAATAATGGAAGAACGAAAAAAGCAAAAAGGAATTCTTTTAGTTTCAACAGAATTAGAAGAACTAATTTCTTTAAGTGATAGGATTTTAGTTATGCATCAAGGGGAAATAATGGGCGAGGTTGAAGGGAATATAGCTAGCATTCCTGAAATTGGGACAATGATGCTTGGTACAAAAGCAATCCATGAATAG